Part of the Lolium rigidum isolate FL_2022 chromosome 6, APGP_CSIRO_Lrig_0.1, whole genome shotgun sequence genome, TATAAATACAGACCGTGGAGGGAAGTAGagttccaaaaccctactccctcTGCCGCGCGCACGGTTCGACTTCCGGCGAGCAATCGCGGAGCCACCGTGGCCACATGTCTGGGGCGAACAGCGGCGgcaggggaggcgggcggattgGCGGGAGCAACTCTCCGCCGCCCCCCCCGTCTTCTAGTCCGAGGCCGAGCGGCGGAAATGGAACCGCTCGAAAGGCGCTCGGAAGCGCGACGCCGCCGGGGAAGCTCGCGCGCTACGCGAATAGCGGCGAGGGGTCGTCCTCGGGCGCGTCCGGCCGTGCGCTAGCAAGGCCCGCCGCCgacagcagcagcgacgaggaggaggaggaggaggtgccggtgCGCAACCTCCAGTTGCAGTAGGGGTACTACGTCCTCAACCACGATGAGGAGGCGACGGCGGTCCAGCAGGTGTTTGTCATCTCCGCCGCCGAGGCGCGCGCGCTTCCGCCGCGAGGAGGCGGAAGCCGGCCGTGTCGTGCGCGAGTACGAGGCGGCCCAGAAGGAGGCGGTCGTCCGCCGCGTGAAGCAGGAGGTCGACGACCTCGACTCGCGGCGCGCACAATAGGTCGCCGCCGGTGAAATTAGTTTACTTTTGGAGGTGGTcgccgacgaccacctcaaatgcAATGTATTTAGCGATCATATCTATCAAAAACTGCCCCAACTGCAAACAGAGCTTAGCTCTGGTGGTTTGggtccttgtggtggaaccagcccacccaagttcaagtcctagacttagcatgggtgtttgcatttacctggatttatttcaggatttaaccggcgctatgctttcagtggtacatggcgtgcccgtcaacagcgaggcgccagtggtgacttcgtcaacctcaagatatgccggctcagtccctcggaggtgctcataggggtagggtgtgcgtgcctgTGTTCATAggagtgtttgtacgtgcgtgtttgtgagcgtctgcgttgtactgtgttctcaaaaaaaaaaaaaaaactgccccaACTATGTTTGAATTTCAGTTTTTAAGCTTGTTTGCGATGATCACTTTACCGGCAAATTTTGAATTCGATGTTTTTCGGTTCCGAATATGGGTGCTGTTTTGCGCCACCTCCAAAACCGCTTGCATTTtgtttttcgggagactgaactaaCTTTTTTCGGTTCCGTAACCAAGACAGAGTTATGAAGTGTTTAGTATGATTTCTAGCACAAGGTAGTATATTGGCCCTCTCTACAGTCATGTTCAAACTCCAGCACTGGACACCGCTCATACTGTACTATCGACATGAACTACATAATGATTTACCCTTATGAACTGAAGttctactacctccataccggattataggcctattacgcatttcgagaaaaaCTTCAACTACAAATTTgaacaacaaaatatgagatatatgatataaaaattataccattggattcatattcaaaagaagtttccaatagtataatttttgtgatacatatttcatattttgttgactaaattagtAGTTGAAGtttttctcgaaatgcgtaataggcctataatccggtatggaggtagtagtaaaTACCCTACATGATTGTGCAATTATTCGGAACCAATTTTGGAGAATCAAGAACATGTACACATGCGGTAAGATTAGAGTAAATATACACTTGTATACCTTTGGCAATCTTTGCAACGCCGGCATCCAGCTCCTGCTTGGAATCGAAGACCCTGCTGACGAGCCCCATCTCCTTGGCCTCCAGCGCGGTGATCCTGCGTCCCGTGAGCGCGAGTTCGGCAGCGTTGCCGTAGCCGACGATTCTCGGCAGGCGCTGCAGCGCGCCGAGGTCGGCGACGATGGCCATATCCACCTCCTTGAGGACAAACGTCGCGTCCTTGGAGCAGTACCGGATGTCGCAGGCGGCGACGAGCTCGACGCCGGCGCCCACGCAGGCGCCGTGCACGGCCGCGACGACGGGCTTCCGGCACAGCTCGACGGCGGTGAACGCGGCCTGCAAGTCGAGGATCGCGCGGCGGAgcccctcggcggcggcggcggggtcggtGCCGGGGGGCGCGGCGAGCGGGCTCCCGGGCGCGCCGAGCTCGATGCCCCCGCAGAAGTGGGGGCCGGCCGCGGAGAGCACGACGGCGCGCGCCGCGGGGAGGCGGTCCAGGAGGGACATGGCGCGCGGGATCTCCGCGAAGGCCTCCGGGCTGAGCGCGTTGCGCTGCGCCGGGCGGTTGAGGCGCACCTCGTACACCGCTGCCACGGGGTCCGGGCGGGACACGGCCAGGGTGTTGAAGCCCCGCAGGAGCTCCGCCTCCGCGTCCGAcgagccgccgccggccatctgAGCTACCTGCCGTGTGGGTGGTCAAACTCTAACCGCCGCTTGCTCGGCCGAGTCGCTGCCCACGGGCGGGGCTTTGGACAGATAGTTCGTCGACAGCATTCCCACCAGCAACACGAAGAAGACCAACAAATAGAACAGTGAATCTTTTATCCGGAATTTGATGATTCGGGTAATATTCGGTCGCCGGGTATTTATCCTTTTATTTCGAGTTTGATTTTAGAGGAAGCAACGTGAAACTCTGTTATGTGTTGTGGTGAAAATAAGAAGCGGAGAATATCACGAAGATTGAATCGGAGAACTAGCAATCGAAGTTCGAGTCTCTGTGCGATGCTGAGGGATTTGTTTGGTGTTCTGGTTCTCTCAGCAGTGGTATGCAAATGGGGGCGGCAGCacgtgtgaagttcagagtcttacctttcaggataAAAAATCAAGGTctgatcttaattggttgtgtctaacaatgaccttgttgaaagtATGTTTTAAGAGCGAGAATTATCTTCAGGATGAAACTCTAAGATCTTTGATTCAACGACGACGGTGTTTGTGCAGTTGTTTACTTTTTTGGagccgtcgcttttggagagcctggagttcaggtgttgtctgcTAGGGTTGGAACACCGTAGCTAGATTTTttccttagttttttttttactaGGTGCATCCGTATTACCATTAGGGTAGTGCGTAGTTGCAGAagctagatgtaattggtatctttttaatattaatatatcccCTTTATCGAAAATAGGCATTTGATTCATCCGGACAAAATCTGGTCACACCACCAAATTTCCTAGAGCAGCTTCGAGCAGCAGAGTTGCTGCCCTTGGAACCATGATCTTAGCGTGTGTAAGAAGTAATGCAACAAATAGAAGCACAATATAGGGACTGTATTTATACTACTAGTCTCTTCGATCCATATTATTTGATATTAAAATAGATGTATATGCAATTAAAATATGtgcagatacatctatattagtgttaAGTAATATTAGAACCATGTTAGAATGACATGATATTTGCGTAGTTACACATGAAAAAAACATTTTCGCAGGAAGTGTACTAACTTTAGAATCTACTATGACATAGTAGCTTAATTCAATAGCACGATGAATTTGTATTTCTCATCAGAACAACAGCATTATTCTCTTTATTCCTCAACAACGTACATAACCGATTAACCCTACATATATTCTATGCTAAAACAGCAACCATTTAAAAAAACAATTATAACATGGGACCTATACTTCTTTGATTCAGCCAGCACTTGTTTTGCAAATGCAGAGCTTGTATTTCTTGTCTAATTGCTATTGTCCATCTCACATTATTCTCAAGTGGCCAAGATTCACATCTAAATTTACAGATGCAAAATATGGTATAAAGTTTGATTTAAACTGAAAATGGTATATTTTGATCATTCAGAGCTTAGAGAAAACGGGCTTCCGTTTCTCCACGAAAGCTTTGATGGCCTCCATCAGGTCATTAGACTTCATCATCCCCGCGTTCCACGTCGCTACATGCTCCAGGCCCTGCTCTACTGTTATATCCCTGCTTCTCAGCAGAACGGCCTTTGTTCCCATCACTGCCCATGCCGATTTCTCTgatatttctgaaacaaaaagaaTGACAAATTTGAATTTTAGTTTATCATTGGTCGGTATGTTGAGTTGTATAGTTGTTGGATAAAATGCAGCAAAAGGTGGTAAACAAGGAATTTCTTATCACGGCGCAGGGATGTCTCATTCATGCATCAGTGCATCTGAATTCTGAATACGACCAATGTACAAGAAACTATACTTACAGTCAGACCTGCATATGTGCATGTACATACGACTTGGATGAACAGATTCTACTTGCTTACTCAATATAGGGGGTTGGTACTAGAGAATTTTAAACCCTTTAAACCATCATACAATGCTTCGCTGGATCGATTCGAGTGCCTTCAAACTAACAACACTAACTATATGATCCAGAGTTTACCTTTTTATATTGGGAAATGGAGCAGTGCACCAAAGAGTGCTGGATCATGCTGTTTAACTTTAATCTAGTACACCTACAAGGAACTTTGAGCCCAACACTTGTATGCAGTGAAACTCAGCACACAACAGCAAATTCACATAAATCTAGTACTGACCCCTTGCTCATATGTAAATGACATCTCAACTCCAAACAAGCTCAAATCCTTATTGTTTCTGAAGTTCTAGTAACACCCTTGCATGAGTATGAATtgtgcgaaagcctatttcgagagaGAGAGCGTATGAATTGTGCAATTAATGGTGGGAACCAATTTTTGTGGATAGCAAAGCAACAAGTTCTATAACTATTAGAACTAAGAACATGTGCCCATATGGTAGAGAATATCCGTCGAGATAAGTGGGCTACAGAATACAGATACCCTAGAGATAACCCTTAAGAGCCCTTTAATTCATAGGAATTGTATAGGAATAGTGTAGaatttgaatcctataggaaaatttcctacacaagttgtttgattgataggaacatatcctgtaggaactaatcctataggaatcttgtagtgcaaatcctatagaaAAAAAGCATTagatcatacctcatggaaaaattcctttgctacaatcaaataaACTTTATCTTCCCATAGGATTCAAGTATGCATGACATCCTAATTCTATgattttcctattcctatgtttttcctatcctataaatcaaaggagccgGTTTGGAGCTTAGTTAGCTACCTAGACATCAGCCAATAGTGAGTTAGTATGGTTTGTAGCAAAACGTATTAGATTGGTCCTCTCTACAATCATGTTCAAGCTCCGGCATTGGACCTCTTGGTGAGCTCATATTGTTCTACCCACATGCACAACATAATGATCTAGTGACATCTCTGCTCAAATCCTGATCAGTTATGAAGTACTACCTCCGGTCAGTTTTAATCGACGTCGGAGTGTGCCTTCTTATACGCTAGCGATGCGTTATCTCCGTGTCGATCTTTtccgaccagagggagtactagtaaCAAACTGCATGATTGTGCAAGTAATGGGAACCAATTTTGTGGAGTAGCATAGCAAATGAACCGTAAGAATTAAGAACATGTACCCATGCATATTCGAGCGTAAAATTGGAGTAACGAAGACAGACGTGCATACCTTTTGCGATCTTTGCAACACCGGCATCCAGGTCCTGCTTGGAATCGAACACCTTGCTGACGAGCCCCATCTCCTTGGCCTCCAGCGCGGTGATCCTGCGTCCGGTGAGCGCGAGTTCGGCTGTGTTCCCGTAGCCGATGATCATCGGCAGGCGCTGCAGCGCGCCGAGGTCGGCGACGATGGCCATGTCGACCTCCTTGAGCACGAAGGTGGCGTCCTTGGAGCAGTACCGGATGTCGCAGGCGGCGACGAggtcgacgccgccgccgacgcaggCGCCGTGCACGGCCGCGATGACGGGCTTCCGGCAGAGCTCGACGGCGGTGAGCGCGGCCTGCATGTCGAGGATGGCGCGGCGGagcccgtcggcggcggcgacggggtcGGTGCCGGGGGGCGCGGCGAGCGGGTTCCCGGGCCCGCCGAGCTCGATGCCCGCGCAGAAGTGCGGGCCGGCGGCCGAGAGCACGACGGCGCGCGCGGCGGGGAGGCGGTCGAGGAGGGCCATGGCGCGCGGGATCTCCGCGAAGGCCTCCGGGCTGAGCGCGTTGCGCTGGGCCGGGCGGTTGAGCCGCACCTCGTagaccgccgccgcgcgcgccacgGCCAGGGTCTTGAAGCCCCGCAGGAGCTCCGCCTCCGCGTCCGACGAGCCGCCGCCGCTGGCCATTTGAGAGCTAACGTGGCGTGTGGGGATCAAAATATAGCCGGTGACGATTGCTCAGCTGAGTCGTTGCTCTGCGCCTCTGCTGCTTGTAAATAATGTGAGGAAGCCATGAGCAAAGCAGAGTCCTCTCTTGTTCTTGTGCGGACACAACGAGATGAGCAGCACATTAACTTAGCGAAAATTACCTGAAATTTTGACTCATCGTAAGCTCGTAACTACGCTGCCTCGGCCTGGCCGAAGTGTAAATCCATCTTGAATATTTTTTACAGCGATTTTCCCAAGATTTTTCGCAGCACTTCTTCTACTACTGGTAAAGTAAGTAAGAACAGAAGTATAGACCTCACTGCCACCGGGACCCACAACACCCAGCCTCATCGTCCCGGTTTCCAGAGAGAACGCAGCCCACTTAGGTATCGACGAAAGAAAGGCCCGCTGTAGGATCTTTGCCTAACTTGGCGGCCCATACGCGAAGCGGCAGCCGAGCAACGTCGCCCGTTCCCGTAGCAGCagtttttagtcccacatcgacGAGCGGGAGAGCAGATGGAGCGCGACGAGGCTATAAGAGCACCGGGTGGCTGCCGTTGCAACTCATACCTTTCTCGGCCTTTTGGCTAAGATCAAgtgtagtatctgttcttatcagtttaataTCTGATATGTGGGCTCATGTGTCCACACGATATTAAATTAATTTTTTCTTGGGGGAGGGTCCACAACAGTGGCTTGCCACTGGGCCCCAGGCGTCGCTCGTGTGTAGCACGAGCTAGGCGCACCCcaaccaaatcaaatcaaagcttTTGGGTTGTTTGAACAGGAATTGGTTTGTTAGGTGCAATTTGCCAGCAGCAAAAGAATGGTGAGAGCTGTGGCAATGCACGCTGTTTGTCCAGGCGAATGCTCGCTTGACGTAAGTCTCAAAAAGAGAGGAGTTGATCACTTTGCACAAAAAGCCTTGCAAAAGAAGAAAATTACAAAGAGGCCCTGAAGATCTCTGTGCAGCACAGTGACGAGCACCTCCTcctgcagccgcccaagacgccgGAAGGGAAGGAGATGGCCACCACACGCTAGAACTTGGATGAGCACCCTCGCACTCACCTCACACCGCTGCTTTGTGGACCTCAATCAGCACCCGACAGGATTGCTTATTTTGGGGAACATCGGCCGGGGCGACGCCACCGGAGCCGATCGACAAGGTCGATGGAAAACCGCCGCGTCGCCCGCCCGCTTCCACACAACCCGCATCGGCCAAGCCAGCCTCTGGAGCCTGCCGGCGACTAGCACCGGCGCTACTCCTGTACATGACCTCCCAAGCTCCATGGCGGCGTTGGAGTGACCGCAGCAACGGCGACGAAGTCGGAGGACAAAATCCAAGGGAGAGGAGACGTCATCGCCGCGCCGACCCCCCAGGAAACCTAGACCCACAGATCCACCTGATCCATGGGTCGACTCGGCCTCCAGCTCTCCGGCGCCGCCATGGAGAGCgccgccggaacagagacttttgtcccccgaaacggagtttcgcgatggcggcggctcccctggagtctttctggagtttcgtcaattagtgtagggttttcacgtcacgagagattatataggcgaagaggcggagtcggaggagccaggggctccctccccataggtcggcgcggccaggggggccactcgcgccgccatatggtgtgggtcccctgctgcccttcctcgtctcccctccggacttctggaaccttccgtgaaatataagatcgtgggcttttatttcgtccaattccgggaatattgcccgaacagcctttctggaaccaaaaacagcagaaaaagggaactgacacttcggcatcttgttaataggttagttccggaaaatgcataaaatcattataaagtgtgagcaaaacatgtaggtattgtcataaaactagcatggaacatcagaaattatagatacgttggagacgtatcagccggcggGGAGAGATTGGGGAAACGAGGCTTCTCCTTTTCGCCTCTCACTGACACTGTAGCGtggagaggagaagaggaaatCAGACTTTGTGAAGTTCGATCGCTGGCTATGAAACAACAATGATTTAGCAAAACTATAACTCGCATGGCATGTTCCTACTCGACCTCTCTCATTCACTGCAAACCCAGCTTGTATCCTCTTCCTACCACTTCACCATCTCAGTTGCATAAGAAATTCTGATCGTACCACCGATTATTGACCCAAGGATTTCACTTATGCTTGTCAACTGTATCCGCCAAGAGATTCATCACCGACGAGGCAACTCCTTCCTCCAGCTTGCTGCCAATACTAGGACCATCCTCTTCGACCACCAGCGGTCTGTGGACccgctgttggggggatgacccccggtatgccaaaggcatgccaaaccggatggtttgagccattgagataccggtttaatatcctAACCGCAACACAAAGGTAAGAGTttaggctaagtgaagctaacccggtatccccaagaggggtataccggaacctggTAAAGAAGATACTCGGAGAGAAGGGCTCGTCAGCAggatctggtcaaagattctcttcagagcaagaagacaaggatgagctaagcaaagtggctttaatcgagccacggcgccaaagagagagatgacgcCGAAAGAAGTCGGAGGACGTCGGCGTCCcgattaaagaagactccggcgtcatctatgattaaagtagctttgtaaagtagtttgtccagtcaaagatgccattagggtttcttgttctgtaagccaccctctcccctatataaggagagggggcactgccTCATACGCGGgtgttgaaggagatatgccctagaggcaataataaagtggttattatttatatctttatgtttatgataaatgtttatatatcatgctagaattgtattaaccgaaacattagtacatgtgtgatatgtagacaaacaagaagtccctagtatgcctcttaaactagcttgttgattaatagatgattagtttcataatcatgaacattggatgttattaataacaaggttatgtcattgtgtgaatgatataatggacacacccaattaagcgtagcataagatctcgtcattaagttatttgctataagctttcgatacatagttacctagtccttatgaccatgagatcatgtaaatcacttataccggaaaggtactttgattacaccaaacaccaccttgcgtaaatgggtggctataaaggtgggattaagtatccggaaagtatgagttgaggcatatggatcaacgagtgggatttgtccatcccgatgacggatagatatactctgggccctctcggtggaatgtcgtctaatgtcttgcaagcatatgaatgagttcataagagaccacataccacggtacgagtaaagagtacttgtcggggagacgaggttgaacaaggtatagagtgataccgaagatcaaacctcggacaagtaaaatatcgcgagacaaagggaattggtaatatatgtgtatggttcattcgatcactaaagtcatcgttgaatatgtgggagccattatggatctccggatcccgctattggttattggtcggagtgagtactcaaccatgtccgcatagttctcgaaccagtagggtgacacacttaaagttggatgttgaaatggtagcacttgaattatggaatggagttcgaatatttgttcggagtcccggatgagatcccggacatcacgaggagttccggaatggtccggagaataagatt contains:
- the LOC124661443 gene encoding delta(3,5)-Delta(2,4)-dienoyl-CoA isomerase, peroxisomal-like gives rise to the protein MAGGGSSDAEAELLRGFNTLAVSRPDPVAAVYEVRLNRPAQRNALSPEAFAEIPRAMSLLDRLPAARAVVLSAAGPHFCGGIELGAPGSPLAAPPGTDPAAAAEGLRRAILDLQAAFTAVELCRKPVVAAVHGACVGAGVELVAACDIRYCSKDATFVLKEVDMAIVADLGALQRLPRIVGYGNAAELALTGRRITALEAKEMGLVSRVFDSKQELDAGVAKIAKEISEKSALTVMGTKAVLLRSRDITVEQGLEHVATWNAGMLKSNDLMEAIKAFVEKRKPVFSKL
- the LOC124661444 gene encoding delta(3,5)-Delta(2,4)-dienoyl-CoA isomerase, peroxisomal-like; protein product: MASGGGSSDAEAELLRGFKTLAVARAAAVYEVRLNRPAQRNALSPEAFAEIPRAMALLDRLPAARAVVLSAAGPHFCAGIELGGPGNPLAAPPGTDPVAAADGLRRAILDMQAALTAVELCRKPVIAAVHGACVGGGVDLVAACDIRYCSKDATFVLKEVDMAIVADLGALQRLPMIIGYGNTAELALTGRRITALEAKEMGLVSKVFDSKQDLDAGVAKIAKEISEKSAWAVMGTKAVLLRSRDITVEQGLEHVATWNAGMMKSNDLMEAIKAFVEKRKPVFSKL